The following coding sequences are from one Mesorhizobium onobrychidis window:
- a CDS encoding aldo/keto reductase → MTLSTRKLGSQGLQVSVIGLGCMGMSQSYGPADEAESIATLHRAIELGCTFLDTAEVYGPHTNEALLGHALKGRRHEVTIATKFGFRIENGKQIGTDRNSRPEHIREAVDGSLSRLATDHIDLLYQHRVDPAVPIEDVAGAVSKLITEGKVRFFGLSEAGAANIRRAHAVHPVSAVQSEYSLWERNLEPEIIPLLSELGIGLVPFAPLGRGFLTGDVKRAEDYPEGDFRRGDPRYQGANYDANVQAAGIVRDIAAAKGVKPGQIALAWLLHKGSDFGLDIVPIPGTKRRKYLEENVAAAAIKLDAVAMQALDDALAPGKVAGERYNERVMVTIDR, encoded by the coding sequence ATGACCTTGAGCACACGCAAGCTGGGCAGCCAGGGGCTGCAGGTATCGGTGATTGGCCTCGGCTGCATGGGCATGAGCCAGTCCTACGGTCCGGCCGACGAAGCTGAATCGATCGCCACCCTACACCGCGCCATCGAGCTCGGCTGCACCTTCCTCGATACGGCGGAAGTCTATGGCCCGCACACCAATGAGGCACTGCTCGGCCACGCCCTGAAGGGCCGGCGCCACGAGGTGACGATCGCCACCAAATTCGGCTTCCGTATCGAAAACGGCAAGCAGATCGGCACTGACCGCAACAGCCGGCCCGAGCATATCCGTGAGGCGGTGGACGGCTCGCTCAGCCGGCTCGCCACCGACCATATCGACCTGCTCTACCAGCACCGCGTTGACCCGGCGGTGCCGATCGAGGATGTGGCGGGTGCTGTCAGCAAACTAATCACCGAAGGCAAGGTGCGCTTCTTCGGCCTGTCGGAGGCGGGTGCCGCCAACATCCGCCGGGCGCATGCCGTGCATCCGGTGTCGGCGGTGCAGAGCGAATATTCGCTGTGGGAACGCAATCTGGAACCGGAAATCATCCCGTTGCTCAGCGAACTCGGCATTGGCCTGGTGCCGTTCGCGCCGCTTGGCCGCGGCTTTCTCACCGGCGACGTCAAGCGCGCCGAAGACTATCCGGAAGGCGACTTCCGCCGCGGCGATCCGCGCTACCAGGGCGCCAACTACGACGCCAATGTGCAGGCGGCCGGAATTGTCCGCGACATCGCGGCGGCCAAGGGCGTCAAGCCGGGCCAGATCGCGCTGGCCTGGCTGCTGCACAAGGGCAGCGATTTCGGGCTCGACATCGTGCCGATCCCCGGCACCAAGCGCAGAAAGTACCTCGAGGAGAATGTCGCCGCTGCCGCGATCAAGCTCGACGCCGTCGCAATGCAGGCGCTCGACGACGCGCTGGCGCCGGGCAAGGTCGCGGGTGAGCGCTACAACGAGCGCGTCATGGTGACGATCGACCGGTAG
- a CDS encoding Fic family protein, with translation MTELSEHRFSGPVTVFQEMRLPETATPAGYSALIDAYKLAVPLPRMLSATGEHHRITEKDGWRIMTPRHAPQPTLEGHLTFALKYEGLDLAVLKRLFLETGPAAIEALVRKSPTGSYARRIWFLYEWLKGTRLDLPDATAGRYIPVVDPGLQWAAQEKTAPRYRVKDNLPGTPDFCPLVFRTEVLDQFIGLDLPRRAQDIIAGVSRDLLARTAAFLLLKDSRSSYAIEGERPPQDRIQRWGRAIGEAGRQPLDRDELLRLQRIVLGDARFVKLGFRQEGGFIGEHDRDNRMPLPDHISARPEDLASLVDGMVAFDRGRAQGIDAVIAAAILAFGFIYIHPFEDGNGRIHRYLIHHVLAARGFNPPGVVFPVSAAILEQIDEYRRVLKSYSQRLLPLVEWEPTPQFNVRVLNDTGDYYRFFDATPHAEFLYACVQRTIEQDLPNETEFLRRYDQFRQQVDAFIDMPEQLINLLFHFLHQNGGRLSNRAREKDFAALTDEEAERIEAIYRQVFGNA, from the coding sequence ATGACCGAACTGAGTGAGCATCGATTTTCAGGGCCGGTGACCGTTTTTCAGGAAATGCGCCTTCCTGAAACGGCAACCCCGGCCGGGTACAGCGCGTTGATTGACGCTTACAAGCTCGCTGTCCCGCTGCCCCGCATGCTTTCCGCGACCGGCGAGCATCACCGTATCACCGAGAAGGACGGCTGGCGCATCATGACGCCGCGCCACGCCCCCCAACCGACACTCGAAGGCCACCTTACTTTCGCTCTGAAATATGAGGGCCTCGACCTTGCTGTCCTCAAGCGGCTGTTCCTGGAGACAGGTCCCGCCGCCATCGAAGCGCTCGTGCGCAAAAGTCCGACCGGCAGTTACGCCCGCCGCATCTGGTTCCTCTATGAGTGGCTGAAGGGTACCCGACTGGATCTCCCCGACGCGACCGCCGGACGCTACATCCCGGTCGTCGATCCCGGGCTGCAGTGGGCAGCGCAGGAGAAGACCGCTCCACGCTACCGCGTGAAAGACAATTTGCCTGGAACGCCGGATTTCTGTCCTCTGGTGTTTCGCACCGAGGTTCTCGATCAATTCATTGGCCTCGACCTGCCCAGGCGTGCGCAAGACATCATTGCGGGCGTGTCGCGCGATCTTCTCGCAAGAACCGCAGCGTTCCTCCTGCTCAAGGACTCGCGGTCCAGCTACGCAATCGAGGGTGAGCGGCCGCCACAAGACCGCATTCAGCGCTGGGGCCGCGCTATTGGCGAGGCCGGCCGTCAGCCGCTCGATCGCGATGAGTTGCTGCGCCTGCAAAGGATTGTTCTCGGCGACGCCCGTTTTGTGAAGCTCGGCTTTCGGCAGGAGGGCGGTTTCATCGGCGAGCATGATCGCGACAACCGCATGCCGCTGCCAGATCACATCAGCGCCCGGCCCGAAGACTTGGCATCGCTGGTCGATGGAATGGTTGCATTCGACCGCGGTCGGGCGCAAGGCATCGATGCGGTGATCGCCGCCGCGATCCTCGCCTTCGGCTTTATCTATATCCACCCGTTCGAAGACGGGAACGGCCGCATCCATCGCTACCTGATCCACCACGTCCTTGCCGCGCGCGGTTTCAACCCACCTGGCGTCGTATTTCCCGTCTCCGCCGCGATACTTGAACAAATCGACGAGTACCGGCGGGTGCTCAAGAGCTATTCGCAGCGCCTGCTACCACTGGTCGAATGGGAGCCGACGCCGCAATTCAACGTCCGTGTCCTGAACGACACCGGCGATTATTATCGGTTCTTTGACGCAACACCGCACGCCGAATTTCTCTATGCCTGCGTCCAGAGAACGATCGAGCAGGACCTTCCCAACGAAACCGAGTTCCTGCGCCGCTACGATCAGTTCCGGCAGCAGGTCGACGCCTTCATCGACATGCCGGAGCAGCTGATCAATCTCCTCTTCCACTTCCTGCATCAAAATGGCGGCCGCCTGTCGAATCGTGCCCGGGAAAAGGACTTCGCCGCGCTGACCGATGAAGAGGCCGAACGAATCGAGGCGATCTACAGGCAGGTCTTTGGCAACGCTTGA
- a CDS encoding LuxR C-terminal-related transcriptional regulator codes for MTVNDASKAQTLDALSGRERAVAEKFATGMTYREIGNALFIAPTTVRTHLAAIYEKLGVRTKIGLAAYFAGASGARPDGLSPLPDAPPVLAIFPIECLNSEERWRRFADGLSSDITIDLARYAGLPVIAFHTMKSLGSKPADFAADGKALGVTYFVSGQLRADDQRIRLTIELADARSGVSLWRERYDRRVEDIFALQDSLTESIINVFAGSYGTLATVGRNAVRRKPPASLRAYDFYLLALEQHTTFSRAGNVEAIRLFSRALELDPTFANCWAELAYAYSIEACNGFGDDVLTSIESWRTAAENALRLDPTDSCAHACLGNVRACLGDLEGAERAHRHALEYGSNHAGILPLLAGSKALVVGDPAEAIPLIERAMRLNPLAPPWYFGMQGRILFVAGRHGQAIAALHRSSPESPDVLMFLALSHAAMGEAGEAARPAARLRAEFPGFSVERFITGYPVTNRDALLAIRHAAELAKLP; via the coding sequence ATGACGGTCAACGACGCCTCGAAAGCGCAGACGCTCGATGCCTTGTCGGGTCGCGAGCGCGCGGTCGCGGAAAAATTCGCAACCGGAATGACCTATCGCGAAATCGGCAATGCACTTTTCATTGCCCCAACCACTGTTCGCACCCACCTTGCGGCCATCTACGAAAAACTTGGCGTGCGTACCAAGATCGGGCTCGCGGCGTATTTTGCCGGCGCTTCCGGCGCTCGGCCGGACGGGCTGTCACCCCTGCCGGACGCTCCGCCGGTGCTCGCCATATTTCCGATCGAATGCCTGAATTCCGAAGAGCGCTGGCGCCGCTTTGCCGACGGCCTGTCGTCGGACATCACCATCGACCTGGCGCGATACGCGGGCTTGCCTGTCATCGCCTTCCACACGATGAAATCACTGGGCAGCAAGCCGGCCGATTTCGCGGCGGACGGCAAGGCGCTCGGCGTCACCTATTTCGTATCGGGCCAGTTGCGTGCGGACGACCAGAGGATTCGCTTGACGATAGAGCTTGCTGATGCCCGTAGCGGCGTCAGCCTGTGGAGGGAGCGCTACGATCGCCGGGTCGAGGACATTTTCGCGCTGCAGGACAGCCTGACCGAAAGCATCATCAATGTGTTCGCCGGCAGTTACGGAACGCTGGCCACGGTCGGCCGCAATGCTGTTCGCCGCAAGCCGCCGGCCAGCTTGCGGGCCTATGATTTTTATCTGCTTGCCCTCGAACAGCACACTACGTTCAGCCGCGCCGGGAATGTCGAGGCGATCCGCCTATTTTCACGCGCGCTGGAGCTTGATCCTACCTTCGCCAACTGCTGGGCCGAACTCGCTTACGCCTATTCGATCGAGGCCTGCAACGGCTTTGGCGACGACGTGCTGACGTCGATCGAGAGCTGGCGGACGGCGGCCGAAAACGCTTTGCGCCTCGACCCGACGGACAGCTGCGCTCACGCATGCCTTGGCAATGTCAGGGCATGCCTTGGCGATCTCGAAGGAGCGGAGCGCGCGCACCGGCACGCTCTCGAATACGGCTCCAACCACGCCGGCATACTGCCGCTGCTGGCCGGCAGCAAGGCGCTTGTCGTCGGCGATCCGGCCGAGGCGATCCCGCTCATCGAGCGTGCCATGCGCCTCAATCCATTGGCCCCGCCCTGGTATTTCGGCATGCAAGGCCGCATCCTGTTCGTCGCCGGCAGACACGGGCAGGCCATTGCGGCGCTCCACAGGAGTTCGCCGGAGTCGCCGGACGTGCTGATGTTCCTGGCGCTTTCGCATGCGGCCATGGGCGAGGCCGGCGAGGCGGCGCGCCCCGCGGCCCGCTTGAGAGCCGAATTTCCAGGCTTTTCGGTCGAACGCTTCATCACAGGCTATCCGGTGACCAACCGGGACGCGTTGCTTGCCATCCGCCACGCTGCCGAACTGGCGAAGCTGCCGTAG
- a CDS encoding DMT family transporter, producing MSKVQANCLLLLAAAFWGFGNVAQKTVLDHLDPLSAVGMRCLIAGLMVAPLTMLEWGRKSGPGYWMSLAKVSVLFSISIIIQQVSYLDTSVTNASFLVSTATVMTPLAAWLLIGERPTAVGGLAAAMTVAGVLLLSGGLTTSFSQGDVAAILSAACYALWMVELGRHMQTHGAPVAAAAAQFLGAAVLTLPLGALQGNLSLAAISDAGPELAVLGIFSTGAAFGIQTVAQRFTSASHAAVIVSAESVFGAIGAAIFLGERLSPVGAVGAAVVFGSITLLSLTTDKISKPAVAN from the coding sequence ATGTCGAAGGTGCAGGCTAACTGTCTGCTTCTGCTTGCTGCTGCCTTTTGGGGCTTCGGTAATGTTGCGCAGAAGACTGTGCTGGATCATCTCGATCCGCTCAGCGCCGTGGGCATGCGCTGCCTGATCGCGGGGCTCATGGTCGCGCCGCTGACGATGCTCGAATGGGGAAGGAAATCCGGGCCCGGCTACTGGATGAGCCTCGCCAAAGTCAGCGTTCTGTTTTCAATTTCGATCATCATCCAGCAGGTCTCCTATCTCGACACCTCGGTTACCAATGCGAGCTTCCTGGTGAGCACCGCAACGGTGATGACACCGCTCGCGGCCTGGTTGCTGATTGGCGAGCGCCCGACTGCTGTTGGCGGGCTTGCGGCTGCCATGACAGTGGCCGGTGTCCTGCTGCTGTCCGGAGGCTTGACCACCAGCTTCAGCCAGGGCGATGTCGCTGCGATACTTTCGGCCGCGTGCTACGCGCTTTGGATGGTGGAGCTTGGTCGCCACATGCAGACCCACGGCGCGCCGGTCGCGGCGGCTGCCGCGCAATTTCTCGGCGCCGCCGTGCTCACCCTGCCGCTCGGCGCCCTCCAGGGTAATCTGTCGCTGGCAGCCATCAGCGATGCAGGCCCGGAACTCGCCGTGCTCGGCATCTTCTCGACCGGGGCCGCCTTCGGCATCCAGACGGTCGCTCAACGCTTCACATCCGCCAGCCATGCCGCGGTGATCGTCAGCGCGGAGAGCGTGTTCGGAGCGATTGGCGCTGCCATATTTTTGGGCGAGCGGCTGTCGCCGGTCGGAGCAGTCGGTGCTGCGGTCGTATTTGGATCAATCACCTTGCTGTCGCTGACGACCGACAAAATCAGCAAGCCGGCGGTGGCAAACTGA
- the ligD gene encoding DNA ligase D, with product MPAPSKLRAYRAKREFSKTPEPAGGLVAGEGNRFVVHKHHATADHYDLRLQVGDVLKSWAVPRGPSLNPADKRLAVETEDHPLEYIDFEGVIPEGEYGGGPMIVWDTGVWAPMDDVEKSLRTGSFKFRLAGEKLNGGWMLARLKGKPGEDEGKKNWLLFKERDLAADPGLDILAERPESVKSGRRIEELVEAPKPVPKPAKAVVLKPGALPGAIKAPPPSRIEPQLATTVAKPPGGGGPADRTGEIWLHEIKFDGYRTMAHVAEGEVRLITRAGLDWTRRYGDLPHAFARLPCREAVIDGEIVVLDAKGISRFALLQDALAEGAGNKLHFYAFDLLHLDGWDLRKAPLGRRKALLSQLLSGLGANSAIQFSDHVEGDGQALYDQASEMGLEGVVSKRATAIYQSGRTKTWTKIKALNTGDFVIAGYTTSAAAEGLAALGLGEFEDGELHYRGKVGTGFDAATATDLLARLEPLRAGASAPEGVPREIMREMNWVRPLLSAHIHYANRTTDNALRHAVFRGLRDVGLSTPVSAKRKRLIAEADLATIWVTNPTRRLFGKTGPTKLDIAVYYALVGDFMLPHILGRPVSLVRCPTGKPQDCFFQRHAFTGMPSSVATFEATNSEGETKSYLSVEDAKGYLALAQFGVVEFHTWGTHRTRLDKPDLIVFDLDPGEGVSWREVVEAAVHIRAELEAMGLVPFAKTSGGKGIHISVPVTQKQNWKKLHQATSAISSALAATAPDTFTTTMGKDNRKRRIFIDYHRNARGHTSAAPYSLRARTNLPASTPVSWSDLESIDAPEDLNYSSLPGLLATSGDPWADMEDFARDLPVL from the coding sequence ATGCCAGCTCCCTCCAAACTCAGGGCCTATCGCGCCAAGCGCGAATTCAGCAAGACGCCGGAACCCGCCGGCGGGCTGGTTGCCGGAGAAGGCAACCGCTTCGTCGTGCACAAACACCATGCCACTGCCGACCACTACGACCTTCGCCTGCAGGTCGGCGATGTGCTGAAGAGCTGGGCGGTGCCTCGCGGCCCGTCGCTCAACCCCGCCGACAAGCGGCTGGCGGTCGAGACCGAGGACCACCCGCTCGAATATATCGACTTCGAAGGCGTCATTCCCGAGGGCGAATATGGCGGCGGGCCGATGATCGTCTGGGACACCGGCGTCTGGGCGCCGATGGACGACGTCGAAAAGAGTTTGCGCACCGGCTCCTTCAAGTTCCGTCTCGCCGGCGAGAAGCTGAATGGCGGCTGGATGCTGGCGCGGCTGAAGGGCAAGCCCGGGGAGGATGAGGGCAAGAAGAACTGGCTGCTGTTCAAGGAGCGCGACCTCGCCGCCGATCCAGGGCTCGACATACTTGCCGAGCGGCCGGAAAGCGTCAAATCGGGACGGCGCATCGAGGAACTGGTCGAAGCGCCGAAGCCAGTCCCCAAACCTGCGAAAGCGGTCGTGCTGAAGCCTGGCGCTTTGCCGGGTGCGATCAAGGCGCCGCCGCCTTCCCGCATCGAGCCGCAACTGGCGACGACCGTGGCAAAGCCGCCGGGCGGCGGCGGCCCCGCGGACCGTACGGGCGAAATCTGGCTGCACGAAATCAAGTTCGACGGCTATCGCACCATGGCGCATGTGGCTGAGGGCGAGGTGCGGCTGATCACACGCGCCGGCCTCGACTGGACCAGGCGCTATGGCGACCTGCCGCATGCCTTCGCCAGGTTGCCATGCCGTGAGGCTGTCATCGACGGCGAGATCGTCGTGCTCGACGCCAAGGGCATCAGCCGCTTTGCCCTTTTGCAGGATGCGCTGGCCGAAGGCGCCGGCAACAAGCTCCACTTCTATGCCTTCGATCTCTTGCATCTCGACGGCTGGGACCTGAGAAAAGCGCCGCTCGGCCGGCGCAAGGCGCTGCTGTCGCAATTGCTGTCCGGGCTGGGCGCCAACTCCGCCATCCAGTTCAGCGACCACGTCGAAGGCGATGGCCAGGCGCTCTACGACCAGGCCTCCGAGATGGGCCTGGAAGGCGTCGTCTCCAAGCGCGCCACGGCAATCTACCAGAGCGGCCGCACCAAGACCTGGACCAAGATCAAGGCGCTGAACACCGGCGACTTCGTCATCGCCGGCTACACCACCTCCGCTGCAGCCGAGGGATTGGCCGCGCTCGGGCTCGGTGAATTCGAGGATGGCGAACTGCACTATCGCGGCAAGGTCGGCACCGGCTTCGATGCCGCCACCGCCACCGACTTGCTGGCCCGGCTGGAGCCCTTGCGCGCCGGCGCGTCTGCACCCGAAGGGGTTCCGCGCGAGATCATGCGCGAGATGAACTGGGTGCGGCCGCTGCTCTCGGCCCATATCCACTATGCCAACCGGACAACCGATAATGCGCTGCGCCATGCGGTGTTCCGCGGACTGCGCGACGTCGGCCTGTCGACGCCGGTGTCGGCCAAGCGCAAGCGGCTGATCGCCGAGGCCGACCTCGCCACGATCTGGGTGACCAATCCGACGCGACGGCTGTTCGGCAAGACCGGCCCGACCAAGCTCGATATCGCCGTCTACTACGCGCTGGTCGGCGACTTCATGCTGCCCCACATCCTCGGCCGCCCGGTGTCGCTGGTGCGCTGCCCGACCGGCAAACCGCAGGACTGCTTCTTCCAGCGCCATGCCTTCACCGGCATGCCTTCATCGGTGGCGACCTTCGAGGCGACCAACTCCGAGGGCGAGACCAAATCCTATCTGTCGGTCGAGGACGCCAAGGGCTATCTGGCGCTGGCGCAGTTCGGCGTCGTCGAGTTCCACACCTGGGGCACCCATCGCACGCGGCTCGACAAGCCCGACCTGATCGTCTTCGACCTCGACCCGGGCGAGGGGGTTAGCTGGCGCGAGGTGGTCGAGGCGGCGGTGCATATCCGCGCCGAGCTGGAGGCGATGGGGCTTGTGCCGTTCGCCAAAACCTCGGGCGGCAAGGGTATCCACATATCAGTGCCGGTGACGCAAAAACAGAACTGGAAGAAACTGCACCAGGCGACCAGCGCCATCTCCTCGGCGTTGGCCGCCACGGCGCCCGACACCTTCACCACCACCATGGGCAAGGACAACCGCAAGCGGCGCATCTTCATCGATTATCACCGCAATGCGCGCGGCCACACCTCGGCGGCACCTTACTCGCTGCGCGCCCGTACAAACCTGCCGGCCTCGACACCAGTGAGCTGGTCCGATCTGGAATCCATCGACGCTCCGGAAGATTTGAATTATTCTTCGCTGCCGGGCCTTCTGGCCACCTCCGGCGATCCCTGGGCCGACATGGAAGATTTCGCTAGGGATTTGCCGGTATTGTAA